The following is a genomic window from Opitutus sp. GAS368.
GAAGCTCAACATCTCGAACGACGATTTCATCCGCACCACCGAGCCGCGCCACCAGCAGGTTGTGCGCGCCGTCCTCCAACAGCTCTTCGACAAAGGCGAGATCTATAAGGCGGAATACCAGGGCTTCTACTCGACGCGTCAGGAGCAGTTCCTGCAGAACAAGGACCGCAATGAAGACGGCACCTGGCCGGAGATTTTCGGCGAAGTAACCGAGATCGTGGAGGCGAACTACTTCTTCAAGCTCGCGCAGTATCAGGAGTGGTTGGTGAAGTTTCTCACCGACAATCCCAACTTCATCTTCCCGGCGTATCGCCAGAAGCAGGTCGTCGAGTTCCTCAAGGAGCCGCTCAACGACCTCTGCATCTCGCGGCCGAAGGAGCGCCTGGAGTGGGGCATTCCGCTGCCGTTCGACGAGGGCTACGTCACCTACGTGTGGTTCGACGCGCTCCTCAACTACTACTCCGCGGTCGTGGACCGGCCGGAGATCTGGCGCGAGGCGCACCACGTTATCGGCAAGGACATCCTCGTGCCGCCGCACGCGGTCTACTGGCCGATCATGCTGCACGCGGCGGGCATCCCGCAGCCGAAGGGCATCATCGCCCACGGTTGGTGGCTGCAGCGCGGCGCCAAGATGTCGAAGAGCACCGGCAACGCCCTCAACCCGCTCGACCTCGTCACCGAGTTCGGCGTGGACGCGTTCCGCTACTTCCTCATCCGCGAGATGAACGTCGGCCAGGACAGCGACTTCACTCTTGAGCAGTTCATGGTCCGCTACAACAGCGAGCTCGCGAACAACCTTGGCAACCTGGTCAACCGCACGCTCAACATGACGACGCGCTTCGCCGGCGGCGTCCTGCCCGCGGCCGAGGTCGCGGAGGACCTGGAGAAACACCTGCACGATCTTTGGGCCAAGACCCGCGACGAGTTCATCCCGCTTTGCGAAGGCTACCAGTTTCACACCGCGCTGGAGCGGGCCATGGTCTTCCTCACCGAGACCAACGCCTACATTGAGAAGCGCGCCCCGTGGAAGCTCGGCAAGTCCGCCGAGCCAAAGGACCAGGCGCTGCTCCGCACCTCCCTCGCCACGATGGCCGAGGCGCTGCGGCTGGCCGTGGCGATCATCCAGCACATCACGCCCGCTACCACCGAGAAGATCAATGCGGTGCTCGGCTACCAGCCCGGGGCCGCGTGGCGCGACGAGCTGAACTGGGGCACGAAGCTCAGCGGCGCCAAGGTCGCGCCGGCCCTCGTGCTGTTTCCCCGTCCGCAGCCTCCGGCGAAGCCGGCGTAATCATTCTCTTTCTCGTAATCTTGATCGTTCGCTTTTCCGAGAGAACGAGAAGGATCAGGAGAGCGAGAACGATTGAGATGAAAACCCTCCCGCTCAACCCGACCGAAAACCAGTCGCCCGAATCTTTGCGGGCGTTCCTGACGCAGTGTGGCGCGCTCGCCCGGGAGGCCGGCCGGCCGCAACTCGTCAGCATCAGCCTCGCCGTCGACCACCTCGACCCGCTGGCGGTGCTGGAATCCATCTTCGAGCCGTCGGAGCTGCACTTCTACGCCGAGCGTCCCGCGCAGGGTTTTGCGGTGGCCGGGGCGGAGGCGGTGCTGGAGTTCACGGCGACGGGACCGGACCGCTTCACGACTGCGCGCGACCACATCGCCCGGGTGCTGGCTGACACTATCGCCGTCGGCCCCCTCGACGAGCCGTTCGCCGGCCCGCATTTCTTCTTTGCCAACAGCTTCGCCCACGAGTCGCCGGCGGGCGCCTCCTTTCCGGCCCTGCGGCTGTTCGTGCCCCGCTGGCAGGTGGCTCGCATGGGCGACAGCACCGTGGCTGTCGCCAACCTGCTCATCACGGCCGACGCCCCGGTCGACCTGATCGCGGCGAAGGTCTGGAAGGCGCATGCCAAGTTCCGGGCCTTCGATTACCGTGGTGCCCAACGCAATGACCGGCCGTCCGCGCCCAAGCATGCCGAGGAGATCGGCGGGGAGGGCAGCTATCAGCAAGGGGTGGCGCAGGCCCTGCAGGAGATCGCGCGCGGAGCCTACCAGAAGGTCGTGTTGGCCCGGGCCCGGCGGCTCACGACCACCGAGGAATTTCATCCGCTGGGTGTGCTCAACCACCTGCGGCAGCACTATCCCGCCTGCTACGCCTTCTCGATCGCGAACGGCCGCGGCCAGAGCTTCATCGGCGCCAGTCCCGAGCGGCTGGTGCGCGTGGCCGGAGGGCGGATGCACACCGAGGCGCTCGCGGGCTCGGCCCCGCGCGGCGACTCGGCCAGCGAGGACGCCGCCTTTGCCCGGGCGCTGCTGCTGAGTGAAAAGGACCAGCGGGAGCACCGGCTGGTCCTCGAGTCGATCGCGCGGCGCGTGGCCGACTTGGACCTGAAGCTGGAGCATGCCGGCCAGCCGCGCGTGCTCGGTCTCGCCAACGTGCAGCACCTGCACCTGCCGATCAGCGCCACGCTGCCGGCGGGTGTGCACATCCTCGATCTGGTGGCCCGGTTGCATCCGACCCCGGCCGTGGGCGGCACGCCGCGGGAACCGGCGGTTGCGGCCATTGCACGGCTCGAGCCGTTTGCGCGCGGGCTTTACGCCGGACCGCAGGGTTGGGTGGACCACCGCGGCGGCGGCGAGTTCTTTGTCGGCATCAGGTCGGCGCTGGTGGACGGCCGGTCGGCGACGGTCTACGCCGGGGCCGGCATTGTGGCCGGATCGTCCCCGGAGAAGGAATTTGCCGAAACCGAGTTGAAGTTCAAAGCTCTCATCGAAGCCCTGACCAACAGCTGACCGATTCAAAAACCACGAATGAACATGAATGGACGCGAAGTGGAGAATGAGAAGAGGGTGCTCGGATGGGATTCCTTCCAGAAATTAGTGTTCATTAGTGTCCATTAGTGGTTTCCCTGTCTTGGTCATGCACGCTCTCGATTACCGCAACCCGAACAGCCTCTGGGGCAGCGTGCTGGTCGAGACGCTGCACCGGCTGGGCTTGCGCGAGGTGGTGATCTCGCCCGGCTCGCGCTCGACGCCGCTGACCATGGCGTTTGCCCGGCATCCGGGCATCGAGGCGATCCCGGTGCTCGATGAGCGTTCCGCGGCGTTCTTCGCGCTGGGACTCGCCCGGCAGCATCAGCGTCCGGTGGCGCTGCTGTGCACCAGCGGCACGGCGGGGGCCAATTATTTTCCGGCGGTCATCGAGGCGCAGGAGAGCGGCGTGCCGCTGCTCGTCCTCACCGCCGACCGTCCGCCCGAGATGCGCGAGTGCCGCTCGGGTCAGACGATCGACCAGCAGAAGCTCTACGGCAGCCACGTGAACTTCTACC
Proteins encoded in this region:
- a CDS encoding isochorismate synthase, with the protein product MKTLPLNPTENQSPESLRAFLTQCGALAREAGRPQLVSISLAVDHLDPLAVLESIFEPSELHFYAERPAQGFAVAGAEAVLEFTATGPDRFTTARDHIARVLADTIAVGPLDEPFAGPHFFFANSFAHESPAGASFPALRLFVPRWQVARMGDSTVAVANLLITADAPVDLIAAKVWKAHAKFRAFDYRGAQRNDRPSAPKHAEEIGGEGSYQQGVAQALQEIARGAYQKVVLARARRLTTTEEFHPLGVLNHLRQHYPACYAFSIANGRGQSFIGASPERLVRVAGGRMHTEALAGSAPRGDSASEDAAFARALLLSEKDQREHRLVLESIARRVADLDLKLEHAGQPRVLGLANVQHLHLPISATLPAGVHILDLVARLHPTPAVGGTPREPAVAAIARLEPFARGLYAGPQGWVDHRGGGEFFVGIRSALVDGRSATVYAGAGIVAGSSPEKEFAETELKFKALIEALTNS
- the metG gene encoding methionine--tRNA ligase yields the protein MQSFYITTAIDYVNGSPHLGHAYEKVLTDVIARFRRQMGDKVHFLTGVDEHGQKVQASAKKRGIAPQQFVDEVSAEFRALLPKLNISNDDFIRTTEPRHQQVVRAVLQQLFDKGEIYKAEYQGFYSTRQEQFLQNKDRNEDGTWPEIFGEVTEIVEANYFFKLAQYQEWLVKFLTDNPNFIFPAYRQKQVVEFLKEPLNDLCISRPKERLEWGIPLPFDEGYVTYVWFDALLNYYSAVVDRPEIWREAHHVIGKDILVPPHAVYWPIMLHAAGIPQPKGIIAHGWWLQRGAKMSKSTGNALNPLDLVTEFGVDAFRYFLIREMNVGQDSDFTLEQFMVRYNSELANNLGNLVNRTLNMTTRFAGGVLPAAEVAEDLEKHLHDLWAKTRDEFIPLCEGYQFHTALERAMVFLTETNAYIEKRAPWKLGKSAEPKDQALLRTSLATMAEALRLAVAIIQHITPATTEKINAVLGYQPGAAWRDELNWGTKLSGAKVAPALVLFPRPQPPAKPA